The Candidatus Binataceae bacterium region AACCGCGGGGGGTCAGGGCTCCAGGCCACGAGCGGCGCGCGCGGGCACGACGGCGCGGGGGAGCGGACGCAATTGCGGCGGCACGATAAAGAACGGCGGCGTCATCAAATAGATCGCGAAAGCCAGCTCCACGTTGATCCAGGCCGCAGCCGCGCCCAGCGAGTAGGTCAGTGGTCCCGCAAACGACTTGGCGATGATATGCGGGTCTACCCGCTCGACCAGCTCGGGCTTGAGCAGATGGCGTAACACATGGGCGTGCAGAGTGATGAAGAGCAGCGTATTGAAGGCCATCGTTAGGCCGAACAGGCTAACCGCCAGTGGGTTGCTCGGATAACGCCCCATCAGCGCAGTCGGAAAGGGGATGAAGGACTGGAACATCAGGAAAATCGCGTTGAGCCACACCAGGCTGTAGTCGGCGTGGGAGGCCAGGTTGAATATATGATGATGATTGACCCAGAATTTGCACACGATCACGAAGCTGAGCATCCAGCTCAAAAGCTTGGGCAGCAGCGCCACCAGACCGTGGGCCAACTCGCCGGTACTGCGCGGATTGGCGAGCTTGGGAACCGTCAGATCGAGTACCAACAAAGTGACGACGATCGCGAATACACCGTCGCTGAGCGCTTCGATCCGCCCCAAATTCAGCTCGCCTTGTCGGAACCGCCCGATTACGCGCATAGGTTTGACAAAATCTATATTGACGAGGCCCATAGCAAGCGGCAAGCGGCTGTGCGCACCGACCGCCCGCTGTTGACAACCTCCTTGACTTTCACCAAGCATGCAAAATCAAAACAGAAAGGCGCCCGGCCAAGTGCCGGACGGCGGGGATAACCAGCATGAGCAAACGCCGGTTTCGAATATTGATCATTCTGATCGCCGCCGCGGCGGCCAGTGTCTCGCCGATCGGGGTCCACGCGCTGTTCGCCCAGGATGGGACTGACCTAATCGCCCGCGGCCGCTACCTGGTAAATAACGTTGCGATGTGTGGAGAATGCCACAGCCCCAAAATCAAGAATCAGCCCGACCCCAACCATTGGCTCCAAGGCGCCCAATTGCATTTCCATCCCGGCAAACCGGTG contains the following coding sequences:
- a CDS encoding c-type cytochrome, with product MSKRRFRILIILIAAAAASVSPIGVHALFAQDGTDLIARGRYLVNNVAMCGECHSPKIKNQPDPNHWLQGAQLHFHPGKPVPWFALYAPSIAGLPAGWSQAQVARFLETGATPGGVPPRAPMPAYRMDRADAEAVAAYLHSLRQ
- a CDS encoding TMEM175 family protein; translation: MGRIEALSDGVFAIVVTLLVLDLTVPKLANPRSTGELAHGLVALLPKLLSWMLSFVIVCKFWVNHHHIFNLASHADYSLVWLNAIFLMFQSFIPFPTALMGRYPSNPLAVSLFGLTMAFNTLLFITLHAHVLRHLLKPELVERVDPHIIAKSFAGPLTYSLGAAAAWINVELAFAIYLMTPPFFIVPPQLRPLPRAVVPARAARGLEP